GGGCTTTGGGTTTAATACTGTCTGCTGGCTCAGAGTACGGACACTCCTCAGAGCCAATCAAATTAGGCGGCTGTGAGTACAAACACTGCTCTGAGCCAATAGCATTTGAAAATACTGGTTTAAAACTGTAGCTGCCCTCCAAAATGGTTGCGCTATCTGGTAGTTTGGGCAGTGGGGAACGAGCACGAGGCATATTAGGGCTACGGTTAGCAACCACAGTGTCGCCCTCACATTCGTCCCCGGCGACGGCCTTCTGTTCCCGTATGGCGGTCTCGATGAGGCTGAAGATGACGTCAGCTTGGCACGTCTCAAAGGTGAAGGTTCCGGGTCCAGAGTCACAGCGCCGGCCCGCCTCGATGTTGAACGTCAACTGTGGGAGAGCCAAGAGGACACAATGATTTGAGAAAATTCCCACAGGTGTTCACTGGAAAATTGCATAATTGAATGTGGGCACCAAACGTATTATAACCTGCAACCTTCTTGATTGGACACTGATGACCCTACAATGATCCTTAGACACATCCTTTTTTGGAGCCACACTGCCCTAAAAAGGCCAAACACAGTAACTTTGATCTGTTGTAATGGCCAGGTATATTATCTGATTGGTGTGGGATTTTGTTTCCTGACACAAGAACAACCCAGTTGATCAGAACATATCATGAAGTACCAGATATTGCTGTCTTTTTAGAGAGAAAAAGACTTTGAAGTTAGAATTTGCAGTCCAAAAAATGATGTAGTTACTGCGTTTTGCCTTTGTAGAGCAGCATAGTACCGTACTGTGACGGCCTTGAAATTAGACACTAGAGAGTAGCATTAGATTAAAACTAGTAACAGATTAGGAATATAATTCTATGGCTCAATGAGATTCTAAATTCCATGGTTCTACTGACCTTGTCTCTGCCATAGCGTCGTATCAGCCGATAGGGCCAGTCCTGCAAACTCTTCCTGGTCTCCGCCTCCTTAAGGACCAGCCCCTCCTGGGCCACTTGCAGCCAATAGTACTCCCCCTGGAGGCCGCAGCGCATCGCTACATCTGTCTGCTTCACACCCACCCTGAACTCACtaactgaggggagagaggagggagagtggcggTCATGACCGAAGCACTATGGACGGTGTTCATTTCTATTTCTGGTtttatattttgtgtttatctttccTTTGATCGTAGTAATATCTTTGAAAAGAAGAACCTGTTCCAATACAGCCGTAATCATACGTCCATTAGACATTAAACAGACAGAAGAATGGCTGTTCGTTATAGTTTGTGTGGCCACTAGGATATCTGATGTGCTTCTCACCTTCCTCCCTGGAGACGTAGATCTGGTTGTCCTCCATCTGAATTTGGGGCTGCTGACCAGTGGAGCCTCCCTGGGAGACAAGACATGTATTTACATTAGACAGTGAGAACTGTCCTCACAGatatctacactcttagaaaaaaaaggtgctatctagaaccttaaaagggttcttcggctgtccccaaagGAGAACCCCTTTTggcttccatgtagaaccctttctacagaggTTTATACAGGGAACAAAACAGGTTTCTCCTATGGGGTCAGCAGAAGAGCCCTTTTACAACctattttctaagagtgtacacatCCTCTATATAATAACTGTTTGGTGATGAAAATAGTTTAATGATAGAGAGACCAGTTGAATAATGGCGTTTGCTGTTAGCCTTGTACCAATACCGAGACAAATTCCTATCAGCGTTGTTGAATGCTAATAAAGTATGATTCTACTTCGATCTGTAACAGTCAAAATGTTGAATTGAAACTGATCCATAACAGTCACAAGACAACAACAGAAGCTGCTATTCTCACCTGGAAGGCGAGGTCACACATCCTCTCCACCCACTCCACGCAGTCGTCCTTATCCGCTGCGAAGACGTACCTCCTGCCGTCGGTCTCCACACAGAAGGCGGCCATGTTGTCTTTGGGGCAGGCCTCAGCGTGTGGGGGCAGCTTCAGGACCCTGAtcacctacatttacattttactccATTAGCAGAGATTCTTATCCAGAGACTGTAAAAAATGTGACTTGGTGCgtctctgcttggcactcagcattaaaGAGATAGATCGGGGTAAGGCTTGTGCAAGCTCTAACAGCTCATAGGAGCAGGggcctatctcctgtttctgtagcatgagCCAGTTTGATGTAAAAGTACGCCctctggacaggacgctagtctctCGCAGGGCCTTAGGCTTGTCCATATCCTGAGCCAATTATAGTGCATTCAACTAAGTTAGGTAAGACAACCACATACTGTATCACAGTCAGCGCCAGTAAAACAAAAAATCCTCAATAATGCAGCTAatcaaagtcagtgctagtaagGAAGACAAGTACAGCAGTAAGGTTGACCTCTGACAGGCGGATCACCCTCTTCTCCTTAACTTTGTCCTGGTGCTTCCAGACCCCAGAGGGACCGGCCCGCTCTCCTCCCCCCACTTCCTGGCGCTCTAGCCTGGCTACACCGCAGCGGCTGGAGGGGTAGAGAGTCAGCCAATGCTGCTTCCACTTCTGGAGGGAGGgcggagggagggaagaaaggggatgagggaagagagggaagacagaaataatggggagaaaaagagaaaggccaagaaagagaatgggagaaaaatttgtgggtgagaaaaataataaaataaaaaaaagtgagTATCTAGTTCCCATTTCGCCCACAACACATTCAGAATAtcaacaccccacacacacacacacacacaccttctccagCACATCTGCCTATTTTTAAATAAAGGTGCAGTGGTAGATGAGGTATGTGTGCTCAGGTACAGTACCTGCGTTGTTTTACGTGTGCCTAGCCATGTTTAaatgtacatcccaaatggcaccctatcccctacatagtgcactagttttgaccagagatCCTGtgagtcctggtcaaaagtagtgcactgaaaagggaatagggtgccatttgggacatattgTGTTGGAATGTGCCATGAGGAAACTGTGAGCAGTACTGTGTCTGGGCACGCATGTGAGGATCCGTTCCCccctcacacctttacacacacaccattaccaACGTAGCCTGTCTCTGCAAAAAAGACTTCAACATGTCGGCTACAGTAAATGTCCTCGTATACTGCAATCATATACTTTAAAATGATAAGTGGAATGGTAGAGGGGTTAGATGGCTGTCATACACAGTACATAGAGTAAACAAGGGGGTGACAGTTTACATGATAACAGCAATAGCCCATATCAAAACAGTCgaaataaactaaataaaaacgTACATTACAATACTGTTATAAAGCTGCAttcaaaatataaataaatacaatatgttCCTATTGACTTTTATTGTCATTCCACAAAAACAAGATAGATAAGGTACCAGGATGTGTACAATTAAGTGAGCTAAATAAAGTTACGTGCTTACCTTTTCTACATTTCTGTGTTGAAGGTAAACTTGTCCTGCTTTCACATGAGTGTCCATTATGTTCAAAGCGTCTCTCGGCATTCAACTGAACTTTAACCAATAACTTGGATTTGACTGTGATATATGTTAGTTTACGGTATCCTAATCCTACACTTGTGATTTCAGTACCGTCATACTCTCCCCCTGACAAATGTAGGTGTGCTTTTCTTTCGTTACGTCAGAGGCTAAACCTACGGTGAAATTATGACCGCGTCCACACCTTTTTCTCACCGCCCCAGGCTACTACGTCTGGTCCAGGGCGTTAATGCACGTTCCTCTAACTACCTGGATCGACAAAGACCAACCCTTGTGATGTCATACAATGAACAATTGCCTACACAGAGAACCATACAGTGAATAAGACGTGTATTGTGAAGACTGAAGGAAGTGAAACCGCCCATTCATGGTTGATTTTATTACGATGTTTGTATTGTTCATTGTTCTTTCATTTAAGACCAATGTTTTTAGAACGGCTACGAAGACTTATTTTGGAACGCTGTGACATCGCCCTATTTATGATATCGCTGCGTGACTAAGGAATCAATAAAAGTATATTATGTTGACTCAAACGTTCCAACGTTCTATGGAACATAGACTATTATGGGTTTTCCAACACACATTTAACCACTGTCTCACGTAGCCTGTTCTAGTTTTGCTAGGGTTGACCCAGGTTTATCCTTGACGAATGACCATCTTAAATATCAGGGAACAAGAGCAATTTAATGCACTCTTTAAGGCAAATTCAGGTATGTCTAGTACGGGTTTATCATTGCCATATTTGATCATTTTCATAACATAAACACTAGGCTATTCAACTAGTAAGAATAGGTCATTCATGAGATTGTCTCATAATGCTTACTAGAATTAATAATTTTCACTGATGCTCTTGGTTGGTTAAAGGTGGGGGTTCATCCatctctccactcttctctcctccagtctcggGGCCCTCAGGCCAGAGTGGGGCAGCAAAGCACCTATGGGGCTGACTACAAGCCCCCCAGTGATCGGCACCTCAGGCTGTTCAGGCTGCATGCAGAGCCGTCTTGCACCACACACCAGAAGGTACAACTAactcgctctgtctctccccctctctcacacacacaccaacactttCCACTTGTATACTAATACTAATGCTATACGCTCTAAAAGGAAAGGGCTCCTGGAGTATCCTTTAGGGattcttcaaattgaaactgtgggggaacccaagttctttgaagaaccctctaaaagggttcttcaaataaCTCCTTTTAAAGTATGCTCAAAGAACCTTTTGGTGTGCCCccctattttttaaatgtattattcatCATCAGCATAACAATAACACAATATTTTAATTGTCAGTGTTTATTATGATTTTAGCAGCAAAGCAGAATTCACTCATCTCAATCTGAGGTAAACTCCCAGCAGAGCTCCAAGTCACATGGGTATATCCTCTGGCCAGTTGATGTTCAATTACGTTGTTAaggttctccgtatccacaggcAGAATGATTTTGCAGTGCATGGTGACCGAACAGGTTGCCTGTTCTTGTCAAcagaggtgtagggagggtgaAGTCTGTGAATCCAACAAATAGTCATTATACAGATGATTAACAGAACATGCCACGACAGTATTCATACCTTGGTTTATGTGGTGAATGGGAATGAAAAAACTGTTTTGATAATGGTTTTCATacacataccttgtccataatgtaAAGGCCTATAGGATAGAGGATGGTAAATGTGATCTGCATAACATACCAATACTAATTGACATACCTTTTTATGCCTCTTCCTCTGTATACCTGCAGTCACAGAAACCAAagtgagcagttcagtcatctgcacccaatacatccagccttcaacatattcttacctctttgttgGTTTTATATGCATTCAATTGTACATTTTCTGTTTTAGAAACATTTTCACAAATATGAAAAGATAGATGGTATCATCATAAAACAATATACATTTAGATGATACAAGGGACAAACCTTACTTAAATTGAGGAGATCTTTACATTTTTCAGTTAAGTgcctgcacctgctgtccttCCAAATTCAAATCCACATTTTTCAGGTGGGCAgttaggttcctgcaagaacccccaAGAACTAAGGTGGTTCGTCGATGAACCCCACCTGCTATGGGGTTCTTCTAAGAACCTTTTGGGGGCAATTTTCAGTGCCAAGAACCCTACGGTTCTTCGAAGAACTTTGAGGATTGTAGAAGAACCTTTGTTGAACTCTTAATTTTTAGAGTGTACAAACTGTACACATTCACACTGCCCTGATttggcctgcctgtctgtctatctgtcttcctatctgtgtgtctgtctgtctgcctgtctgtttgtcAGTTGGCGGATATGTGGGCTCAGTACTACAGACAGTGTTTCCAGACCATTACCAACGGCCCACAGAACCCCGCCTTTGCCTTCCCTCAGGTGAGTCCCTCAGACACAAGAACTAACTTACTTTTCTTACCTGTCCCTTGACTGGCATACCTTAGGGGCATTTCATGGTAGATGCATTGATATTATCTTAGTCAgtctcaaacctctctctctcccctcctctctccacctctcatcctctctgcctctcttccctccctctctgtctctctccacctatctccccctctcacactctctctgtctctcccctctctctcatcctcgctctctcccgtctctctctctccacctctctcccctctctctctccacctctcaccctctctgtctctcttcgctcccctctctctccccgctctctcaccctctctctcctcctctctctctctctccacctctcaccctctctgtctcacttctctcccctctctctcttctctccatctccctctctcccctctctctctccacctctcatcctctctctctgtctctccatcgcccctctctctcatcctctctctctgtgtctctctacagaAGGGGAGAACAGTGAGGGCAGCTACGTTGGACAGTGAGAATGTCAGTAAGATCCAAGTAGAAAGGACAGCTCCTCCAGAGAAGGGGCAGAGCCAGATACCACCACAGCGTTCGAGCTCCGACTCTGGGGAACGAaggtcggtctctccctctctctcctcaacctcaGTCCATAACTCCCTCCCGTCCCGCCCTGCCAGGAAAGAGGCATGGACACATGCAACAGGGGACCCGACACAGGGGGTCACAACGACACCCAAGGACATGGTGGAACTGCCTCACATcggcagtggagaaggtgagagagggaaTACCCTGTTCATTTTGTATTGACAACATGTTTTTATTTGAGGCTTTGAATGGCCTTATAACTCCACAGTTTATCCGCTTTTGTTTCCTTTAGTGCAAGATGATAGATCAGCACCAATAACATATGTGTGTGTACTACCTGTTCCTGTTGTCACAGGAAGTGATGGGGAGCTTCCGCTGCAGGTGGAGCGGTTAAGGGCGGAGCAGTTCCGTCGGGACATGACCCACTCATCTAGGCTGGAAGGCCAGATCAACCAGCGCATAGCCACCCAGTCTAACCTCATGCACCTAGGTAGGTCCTATAGAGACATAACAATATATTAAACACTGTTCTATACCCATAGCCACCCAGTCTAACCTCATGCACCTAGGTAGGTCCTATAGAGACATAACAATACATTAAACACTGTTCTATACCCATAGCCACCCAGTCTAACCTCATGCACCTAGGTAGGTCCTATAGAGACATAACAATATATTAAACACTGTTCTATACCCATAGCCACCCAGTCTAACCTCATGCACCTAGGTAGGTCCTATAGAGACATAACAATATATTAAACACTGTTCTATACCCATAGCCACCCAGTCTAACCTCATGCACCTAGGTAGGCTTTCTATCACCAGCCTTATGTCCCAAATAGAACACTAATGTGTGTACCACCATATATATACATTAGTGTTCTATATATCCACCCTGATATATataggcatatatatatatatatagtgcactccctacttttgaccagaaccctataggcactatatagggaatatggctttggccaaaagtagtgcactatattgtgaatagggtgccatttgggatgtacaaTCTGCATGCACCTATGTAGGTCCCATAGCTAGGGAGACACCAGTAGCT
The genomic region above belongs to Oncorhynchus nerka isolate Pitt River linkage group LG18, Oner_Uvic_2.0, whole genome shotgun sequence and contains:
- the LOC115117032 gene encoding LOW QUALITY PROTEIN: docking protein 2-like (The sequence of the model RefSeq protein was modified relative to this genomic sequence to represent the inferred CDS: inserted 2 bases in 2 codons), whose amino-acid sequence is MPRDALNIMDTHVKAGQVYLQHRNVEKKWKQHWLTLYPSSRCGVARLERQEVGGGERAGPSGVWKHQDKVKEKRVIRLSEVIRVLKLPPHAEACPKDNMAAFCVETDGRRYVFAADKDDCVEWVERMCDLAFQGGSTGQQPQIQMEDNQIYVSREEVSEFRVGVKQTDVAMRCGLQGEYYWLQVAQEGLVLKEAETRKSLQDWPYRLIRRYGRDKLTFNIEAGRRCDSGPGTFTFETCQADVIFSLIETAIREQKAVAGDECEGDTVVANRSPNMPRARSPLPKLPDSATILEGSYSFKPVFSNAIGSEQCLYSQPPNLIGSEECPYSEPADSIKPKAPSLNSYLTPPTASTLTPSIPLHPCNHHVNRTEPVYADPADILSLTXPRSTPPPXPPTSSSCSYHHGNKPEPVYSEVYDRASPLPDKTQQQKQSQDQRGQEPGKEEPIYSEPCVGTPAKGPNTDPFAHLYSQVCKPGSSSPSSSSSPSSSLASSSSSSSSSLTVTRTLATRRPTAGRQSPEVIYENMGFI